One Streptomyces sp. SAI-135 DNA segment encodes these proteins:
- a CDS encoding SWIM zinc finger family protein yields MTQQGVRWTADQVLALAPDAASRKAGSKLGAAGPWTEAGSSDEGTVWGLCKGSGSKPYQTVIDIADAAGPAYKCSCPSRKFPCKHALGLLLLWAGGEGAVPPGPAPDWAEQWMEGRRQRAQERRAADAGGSSAGSGDPEAARRRAERRAVRITAGATELEQRLADLLRGGLAGAEQAGYGMWEETAARMVDAQAPGLAGRVRELGSIPSSGPGWPVRLLEECALVHLLDRGWLRRERLPDGLASTVRSRIGLPASADGPAIRDRWLVLAQYDTADARLTTRRIWLHGTDSGRTALLLSYGAAGRAPELALPVGLELEAEVSAYPGTGQVRAALGERFAPPAPSVTRPPGVTTDQAAARYGEALRDDPWLDSVPVTLDRVIPAPDGDSWQLADAEGDSALPLTASARSRPGLWRLVALSGGAPVKVFGECGHRGFTPLTAWPEGPGEAVQLC; encoded by the coding sequence AGGGGACGGTGTGGGGGCTGTGCAAGGGCAGCGGCAGCAAGCCGTATCAGACGGTCATCGACATCGCGGACGCCGCGGGCCCGGCGTACAAGTGCAGTTGCCCGAGCCGCAAGTTCCCGTGCAAGCACGCGCTCGGACTGCTGCTGCTCTGGGCGGGCGGGGAGGGTGCGGTGCCGCCGGGCCCGGCGCCGGACTGGGCGGAGCAGTGGATGGAGGGGAGAAGGCAGCGGGCGCAGGAGAGGCGGGCGGCGGACGCGGGCGGTTCCTCCGCCGGGTCCGGTGATCCGGAGGCGGCGCGGCGCAGGGCGGAGCGCCGAGCCGTGCGGATCACCGCGGGGGCCACGGAGCTGGAGCAGCGGCTGGCGGATCTGCTGCGCGGCGGTCTGGCGGGGGCGGAGCAGGCGGGCTACGGCATGTGGGAGGAGACGGCCGCCCGCATGGTCGACGCCCAGGCTCCGGGACTCGCCGGCCGGGTGCGGGAGTTGGGGTCCATCCCGTCGTCCGGTCCGGGCTGGCCGGTGCGGCTGCTGGAGGAGTGCGCTCTCGTCCATCTCCTCGACCGGGGCTGGCTGCGCCGTGAGCGGCTGCCGGACGGCCTCGCGTCGACGGTCCGTTCCCGGATCGGCCTGCCGGCATCGGCGGACGGCCCTGCGATACGGGACCGCTGGCTGGTCCTGGCCCAGTACGACACGGCGGACGCCCGTCTGACGACCCGCCGGATCTGGCTGCACGGCACGGACTCGGGCCGCACCGCCCTGCTCCTTTCCTACGGCGCCGCCGGACGCGCCCCCGAACTGGCCCTGCCGGTGGGGCTGGAGCTGGAGGCGGAGGTGTCCGCCTATCCCGGTACCGGTCAGGTGCGGGCGGCACTCGGCGAGCGGTTCGCGCCGCCCGCGCCCTCGGTGACGCGCCCGCCGGGAGTGACGACCGACCAGGCGGCCGCCCGCTACGGCGAGGCACTGCGGGACGACCCGTGGCTCGACTCCGTGCCGGTGACCCTGGACCGGGTGATACCGGCCCCGGACGGGGACTCCTGGCAGCTGGCCGACGCCGAGGGCGACTCGGCCCTGCCGCTCACCGCCTCCGCCCGCTCACGCCCGGGTCTGTGGCGCCTGGTCGCGCTCTCGGGCGGGGCTCCGGTGAAGGTCTTCGGCGAGTGCGGTCACCGCGGCTTCACCCCGCTGACCGCATGGCCCGAGGGCCCGGGCGAGGCGGTGCAACTGTGCTGA